From a region of the Deinococcus budaensis genome:
- a CDS encoding alpha/beta hydrolase family protein — translation MPDLCRFTLLLACLSGAALAQAQPYSKEPLSIERMRARSYPGSTLTTRQTLSPGATYARRVVSYQSEGLRIDALLTVPSGTPPKGGWPAIVFNHGYIPPQQYRTTERYVAYVDAFARAGFVVLKPDYRGHGNSQGKPAGTAYWSPEYTTDVLNAFSSLRKLGSVNPARIGMWGHSMGGHITLRAMVINPQIKAGNIWAGVVGPYDLIFKDLPRWGSSAASTDPRAQMLAKYGTPAQSPALYRAISPNSFLADLGGRPVQLHHGTGDTHVPVSFSQALARGLKTAGQPHTLFTYPGDDHNLSRNLGVALRRSVEFFKKSL, via the coding sequence ATGCCTGACCTGTGTCGGTTCACCCTGCTCCTCGCCTGCCTGAGTGGCGCCGCCCTGGCTCAGGCGCAGCCGTACAGCAAAGAGCCGCTGTCGATCGAGCGCATGCGGGCCCGCTCGTACCCCGGCAGCACCCTGACGACCCGGCAGACGCTCTCGCCCGGCGCGACCTATGCCCGGCGTGTCGTGTCGTACCAGTCAGAGGGGTTGCGCATTGACGCGCTGCTGACCGTGCCCAGCGGGACACCGCCGAAAGGTGGCTGGCCGGCCATCGTGTTCAACCACGGCTACATTCCCCCGCAGCAGTACCGCACCACGGAGCGGTACGTCGCGTACGTGGACGCGTTCGCGCGCGCCGGGTTCGTCGTCCTGAAGCCCGACTACCGCGGCCACGGGAATTCCCAGGGCAAGCCGGCAGGGACGGCGTACTGGTCCCCCGAGTACACCACCGACGTCCTGAACGCCTTCTCGTCCTTACGGAAGCTGGGGAGCGTGAACCCCGCACGGATCGGCATGTGGGGTCACTCGATGGGCGGGCACATCACCCTGCGCGCCATGGTCATCAATCCGCAGATCAAGGCCGGCAACATCTGGGCGGGCGTCGTCGGTCCGTACGACCTGATTTTCAAAGACCTGCCCCGCTGGGGCAGCAGTGCGGCCAGCACGGACCCGCGCGCGCAGATGCTGGCGAAGTACGGCACGCCCGCCCAAAGCCCGGCCCTGTACCGGGCGATTTCTCCCAACTCCTTTCTCGCGGACCTGGGGGGGCGCCCCGTGCAGCTGCATCACGGCACGGGGGACACGCACGTGCCCGTCTCGTTCTCGCAGGCGCTCGCAAGGGGACTCAAGACCGCTGGGCAGCCCCACACCCTCTTCACCTACCCGGGAGACGACCACAATCTCAGCCGGAATCTGGGCGTGGCGCTCAGACGGTCCGTGGAGTTTTTCAAGAAAAGCCTCTAG
- a CDS encoding peptidoglycan DD-metalloendopeptidase family protein, protein MNHTVIPQPPLSTRKTAHSCRVLLLVAALLAGAADAYTVRPGDTLYRLAQVHGTTVTELVRLNGLTGTGLEVGQFLRLPGEGPALGTAASAPTTPADLSSGISGVTVTAPVTLRMGDAFVLRLNGPRAGQATVRFPSEVGEDVRLPAERLSPVAVGSEYLVLGRAVLGKSTPLEYEVQVGQEVARGRIPVTGLAQPLQRLNLPRSVASKLEDPARKAEDAAVERAYARRTAQAWSQPFQPAAKVRAQSSAFGQPRTYVAGGPVGYHYGTDYLAPAGTPVTAVNAGTVVVAGMYPVRGGLVVIDHGAGVTSMYFHQRAVTVKVGQQVTRGQKVGEVGSTGLSTGAHLHLEMRVRGEGTDPAGWMNRLWPK, encoded by the coding sequence ATGAACCACACCGTCATTCCCCAGCCGCCGCTGTCCACCCGCAAGACTGCACATTCCTGCCGCGTCCTGCTCCTGGTGGCCGCGCTTCTGGCGGGCGCCGCCGACGCTTACACCGTCAGACCGGGCGACACCCTGTACCGTCTCGCGCAGGTCCACGGCACGACCGTCACGGAACTCGTACGGCTAAACGGTCTGACGGGCACGGGCCTCGAGGTCGGCCAGTTCCTTCGGCTACCGGGCGAGGGCCCGGCCCTGGGGACCGCTGCTTCCGCGCCGACCACCCCGGCCGACCTGTCCTCGGGAATTAGTGGGGTGACAGTCACCGCGCCCGTGACGCTGCGGATGGGGGACGCCTTCGTCCTGCGCCTGAACGGCCCCAGAGCCGGGCAGGCCACCGTGCGTTTTCCCAGCGAGGTGGGTGAGGACGTCCGCCTGCCCGCTGAGCGCTTGAGCCCCGTCGCCGTGGGAAGCGAGTACCTGGTGCTGGGACGCGCCGTTCTCGGAAAAAGCACGCCCCTGGAGTATGAGGTTCAGGTGGGCCAGGAGGTGGCGCGCGGCCGGATTCCCGTCACCGGGCTGGCGCAGCCTCTCCAACGGCTGAACCTCCCGCGCAGCGTCGCGAGCAAGCTCGAAGACCCGGCCCGGAAGGCGGAGGACGCCGCGGTGGAGCGGGCGTACGCCCGGCGGACCGCCCAGGCGTGGTCGCAGCCTTTTCAACCGGCGGCGAAGGTGCGGGCGCAGAGCAGCGCGTTCGGGCAGCCGCGGACGTATGTGGCTGGCGGGCCCGTCGGGTACCACTACGGGACGGACTACCTGGCGCCCGCCGGAACTCCCGTGACGGCCGTGAATGCCGGGACAGTCGTTGTGGCGGGCATGTACCCGGTGCGCGGGGGGCTGGTCGTGATTGATCACGGCGCGGGAGTGACGAGCATGTACTTCCATCAGCGTGCGGTGACGGTCAAAGTCGGGCAGCAGGTCACCCGCGGGCAGAAGGTCGGGGAGGTCGGCAGCACCGGGCTCAGCACCGGGGCACACCTGCACCTCGAGATGCGGGTGCGTGGTGAGGGCACGGACCCGGCGGGGTGGATGAACCGTCTCTGGCCGAAATAG
- a CDS encoding peptidase C39 family protein: protein MKFSRILLPGTLLLASVAAAAPYAQQTSFGEPSPLIQAAQAQTSIPASWLPLPPSRGGHLEGPVVDVAPFNELIPSWNVTGLASSALTVEVRVRRPDGRWTPYFGFGSWSAAGTRASARVIRTADGTVNTDTLTLPFRATAFQYRATLGSGLSAQLLSFNTADTALRFRGQGAAGQPGAWNKVLMVPGLSQMIYPNGGPIWCSPTSVSMILGFWKRPVRVPDAAKATYDRMYDGFGNWPFNTAYAATQGLQAMVTRLGSLRDAEAYLQRGLPLALSLRFKAGELPGGPLSWSNGHLLVLTGFDAQGNPVVNDPAARNDASVKRTYPRAVFERLWLNHAGGMAYVMAPRP, encoded by the coding sequence GTGAAGTTTTCCCGGATCCTCCTGCCCGGCACCCTGCTGCTCGCTTCAGTGGCGGCGGCGGCGCCCTACGCCCAGCAGACCAGCTTTGGTGAGCCCTCGCCCCTGATTCAGGCGGCTCAGGCACAGACGAGCATTCCGGCCAGCTGGCTTCCCCTCCCGCCAAGCCGCGGGGGCCATCTGGAAGGCCCGGTCGTGGACGTCGCCCCCTTCAACGAGCTGATTCCCAGCTGGAATGTCACCGGGCTGGCCTCCAGTGCCCTCACTGTGGAAGTCCGGGTGCGGCGACCGGATGGCCGCTGGACACCGTATTTCGGTTTCGGATCGTGGAGTGCGGCCGGGACCCGGGCCAGCGCCCGCGTCATCCGTACGGCAGACGGGACGGTCAACACCGACACGCTGACGTTGCCGTTCCGCGCCACGGCCTTCCAGTACCGGGCGACGCTCGGTTCCGGCCTGAGCGCGCAGCTGCTGTCCTTCAACACGGCGGACACCGCCCTGCGGTTCCGCGGTCAGGGAGCGGCGGGCCAGCCGGGCGCCTGGAACAAGGTGCTGATGGTGCCGGGCCTGTCCCAGATGATCTACCCGAACGGCGGGCCCATCTGGTGCAGCCCGACGAGCGTCAGCATGATCCTGGGGTTCTGGAAGCGGCCTGTTCGGGTGCCGGACGCGGCCAAGGCCACGTACGACCGGATGTACGACGGCTTCGGCAACTGGCCGTTCAACACGGCGTACGCGGCCACGCAGGGATTGCAGGCCATGGTGACGCGCCTGGGCAGTCTGCGGGACGCCGAAGCGTACCTTCAGCGCGGCCTTCCGCTGGCGCTCAGCCTCCGCTTCAAGGCGGGTGAGCTGCCCGGAGGCCCCCTCTCCTGGTCGAACGGCCACCTGCTGGTCCTCACCGGATTCGACGCCCAGGGCAACCCGGTCGTGAATGACCCGGCGGCCAGGAACGACGCCAGCGTCAAGCGCACCTACCCGCGCGCCGTCTTCGAGCGGTTGTGGCTGAACCACGCGGGTGGCATGGCCTACGTGATGGCCCCCCGTCCATGA